A portion of the Calliphora vicina chromosome 5, idCalVici1.1, whole genome shotgun sequence genome contains these proteins:
- the LOC135960809 gene encoding transcription factor grauzone-like yields MLCCVCLLESPQIMDIFDDLGLTLRMAEIVYKHLWFKPLLNDAFTSHICTECWHKIDDFHQFYLTVEKVHRDFKEKKSAIKEEHLSCSTSHIKQEHDEDVCEDNLMQIEIEIDDSKITSNDGFTVDSKNPLDDDGESEKDFKSDKDDGDTEEYEPSERSDQDYEAEEETTIFNKTESTKGKITNKRKKTKGVTGTKARTNVVDTSKKKRTSHRLDPILTDEIIKKHIQMACNLCVYVGKTFPDIVEHFKVHHENVKPYIMCCDKKFTRSYCIAQHAYIHENPNSFSCTQCNKSFTTSYGLRIHNISYHASEEERTHACEQCPRKFGRRNLLELHKQTHIPKEQWTIVCTKCTTRTAKFATQYMLNIHTSMYHRREINICQVCAKEIKDKKSFEKHVRSHFEDSGPRLKCPIENCESWLKDEDNLKTHIQRYHLDDKTYKCPDCDKVCPNRRSLSSHKHYFHSKEVFRCEQCDKTFKKALTLKEHMTQHTGETLYNCPFCTRTFNSNANMHAHKKKQHPIEWEELRRKKLGPLPN; encoded by the exons atgttatgttGTGTGTGCTTATTGGAAAGTCCTCAAATCATGGACATTTTTGATGATTTGGGGTTAACATTGCGTATGGCCGAAATAGTATATAAACATTTGTGGTTTAAG ccTCTACTAAATGATGCTTTTACTTCACATATCTGCACTGAATGTTGGCATAAAATCGATGACTTTCATCAATTTTATTTGACTGTGGAGAAGGTGCACAGGGATTTTAAAGAGAAAAAATCTGCTATTAAGGAAGAACACCTATCATGCTCCACCAGTCACATAAAGCAAGAACACGATGAAGATGTTTGTGAGGATAATCTGATGCAAATCGAAATTGAAATAGATGATAGTAAGATTACTTCAAATGACGGGTTCACAGTCGATTCAAAAAATCCCTTAGATGATGATGGTGAAAgtgaaaaagattttaaatcaGACAAAGATGATGGTGATACGGAAGAGTATGAACCATCTGAAAGAAGTGATCAGGATTATGAGGCTGAAGAGGAGACaactatatttaataaaactgaaAGTACAAAAGGTAAAATCACAAACAAGAGGAAGAAAACTAAAGGAGTCACAGGCACTAAAGCAAGAACTAATGTTGTTGATACATCAAAGAAAAAAAGAACATCTCATCGTTTGGATCCCATACTTACGGATgagataattaaaaaacacatacaaatgGCTTGTAATTTATGTGTGTACGTTGGAAAAACATTTCCCGACATTGTCGAACACTTTAAGGTCCATCATGAAAACGTTAAACCATACATAATGTGCTGTGACAAAAAGTTTACACGAAGTTATTGCATAGCTCAACACGCATATATCCATGAGAACCCAAATTCATTTAG CTGTACACAGTGTAATAAATCATTTACTACAAGTTATGGTCTACGAATACACAATATTTCCTATCACGCCTCTGAGGAGGAACGAACACATGCCTGTGAACAATGTCCGCGTAAATTTGGAAGACGCAATTTACTCGAATTGCATAAACAAACTCATATACCAAAAGAACAATGGACTATTGTTTGCACCAAATGTACAACACGCACGGCGAA aTTTGCAACTCAATATATGCTGAATATACATACTAGTATGTACCATAGAcgtgaaataaatatttgtcaagtatgcGCCAAAGAAATTAAagataaaaaatcatttgaaaaacATGTACGTTCCCATTTCGAAGACAGTGGACCTCGTCTAAAATGTCCCATTGAAAACTGTGAGAGTTGGCTTAAGGACGAGGATAATTTAAAAACTCACATTCAAAGATACCATCTCGATGATAAAACGTATAAGTGTCCTGATTGCGATAAGGTGTGCCCCAATCGAAGATCATTGTCGAGTCACAAGCACTACTTTCATTCAAAGGAAGTTTTTCGCTGTGAACAATGTGATAAAACTTTTAAGAAAGCTTTAACTTTAAAG GAACATATGACTCAACATACCGGAGAGACTTTATATAACTGTCCCTTTTGCACTAGGACGTTtaattcaaatgcaaatatgcATGCTCATAAAAAGAAACAGCATCCTATAGAATGGGAGGAATTAAGGAGAAAAAAACTAGGCCCATTGCCTAACTAA